The genomic stretch TTCAGAAAAGATCCCAACATTTTACCTCCATAACTAGTACCATAGTTATGCCACAGCCTAGGAGGCACAGGCCTTGTAAGAGTATTGTTGGTAGTAGTTACATTCGTGTCAACAATTGGAGCAACTTCACCCGGTTTTGCAGTATCGGATGCTTCAACAACATGGCTGGTACTGCCTGAAGATGGTGGCTTGAATGGTGCAGGAGCTGATGAATCTGCTACATGACTTTGGAGGTGCCAAACGTCCAGATATCCAAAGATTTGGATTTAATTTGCAATTCTTCATGTTTGTGGATTGGCATATAACTGACAGAAAGGTAACACAAACCAATATCATTTTTATTTTGCATACAGAATAAGAAGGTATATTTGACCATATCAATTCTACCTTCTCAAAGTATAAAAGCAGAATGGTTAATTGAGTCAATGCACCTAATAAGTCTAGAATGCTGTTTGAACAAGCCTCAGTATCTAATATTCATGAACCATAAAAGACAAAGTCCTCAAGTTTATGGAGATTAGTTTAAAGAAGAATTCATATCTGAAATAAGGATGACTAAGATACTTTGTCCGGCATTACAGGATTCAAATGTCTATAAAAAAATTTCCACTTGAAATGAGTAATTGTGATAAACACAAATAAACCTCAAATTAGAATGAGTAATGTTGCAATAAATGGCATGGGCTTTCAAGAGCTGACACACTAACAAACtagaatttctgaaaacaaaagCTCAAACTAGGAAGATAATCATAATAGCAAAAGGTAATTACAATGAGAtaatggatacaaaagaatgtgAAATCCCAAGAGAGAAACTATAGCAAACAAAAGCTCGTGATTCCCTTTTTATAGTCCCTAGAAATATAAGAAAAGTATTTAACAGAATCAGGATGAaatggttacaaaaaataaaatctaatcaTTTAAATTGCACTAATTTCATCACACTTCGTAGGATATTTTCCGAACCTAACGAAAATACAGGACCAAGACTCTCGTAACATACGGGTGAAAACCAATCGAAACCCTAATAAGAGTCCACAAGAAGGAGGGATTCAAAAACCAGATGAATCCCACGCTCGCGAAAAAGGGAATAAAAAGCACCAACCTGCGGGCGTCGAAATTCCTCATGCCGTACCGTCGGAGAAGGAAATCTACATCcccgttcgatcgatcgatcgatcgcccGCCCCTCGTATCCTCCGACGAGAAATCGCCGACCGGTTAACAGAACCGCGTACAAATACGTACGTGCGGAATTTAGATCGCTCCAGTTCGAAGACAAGAATGGTATACGGCTCCAGATCCATAGCTTCATGGGTCAAATGGGCCGATCTGAATTGGGCCCACAGCCCAATTACGTTTTTCTAAAATCTGAACCCGCGCTCTAGGAGCCGAGATTCGTCTCTAAACCTTAatcctaaattttaaactttaaaaattttaaatcttaaacctTCCAACGAACACGACAGTAATAAACTGGGGAGTAGAGTTCTTTCCCATCAAACAGAAAGAACATAACTGTAGTTAGGTGGAGCCTAACTTCCCTCCAAGCATCGATTTAAAGTCACGTCAACTTCACCTTCATCTTCGTCCTCATCAACGACGAAAAGTTCCACAGCTTCCACACTCGATGCCATAATTTATGTGAACAGTTCGGGCCCTCTGGGCATCATGTCTTCCTCTGAAACCTTACTTTTTGCCCATCATTAACAAACTCTTTTCCTGCCTTAACGTGGGCGTTTAATGCCACCAAAAGTGGCGGCATCATCTCTTCCTCACGACCCAACTCTCTGATTAATCCCTTTCTCCATCAGATCATCGACTCTGTCGGGCCTTTTCGAAAGAATCATCTTATTAGCCCGACGCAAATGATTCACATAGTGACAGGTTGCCATAAATAGATCTACATCGATTCGGGTATGGAAGTCCGTGGATTACCTTTATGATATTAGGTCATCTGAGAGGAACATTATCATCTTTTATTAAAAAAGAActatcttttttatttatttttcagttTGAGATACACAAGCATATATGTTCAGGATATGAACTCGCGCGGAAAGTATGCACCATTTGAAAGTATACACTCGGGAACATGGCCTTATTGAGTCGATGCCTGTATGTCAACAAGCCACACGACTTCAATCGTGCATTAGTATTTCGGATCTAGAATGCCTCTAAAACAGGTTACACAAGACTTTGATCCTACATTTACTTTCAAAATATCTCCGAAATAATATAGGACTCTAACCATGTATTAACTTTGGGAATTTCCTCGTCCCTTTGAGACGATCTAGTggttagcacatgaggtgttgacACCATGAGATCTagggtttgaatctcggcaaaaccgagataaatgtctcctttatatattagtcattattccaacGGCTACTAGCCGCCcatgatttatctcttccgtGTTAGCCCTAGGACAGGTTGGCGAGGGTGCTgggacgagcgtattcaccttttaccaccaCTTTGAGAACCTCCTCGATCAAAAATTATTTCCATATACATTATATTATGGAAGTATTCTCGATTGGGAGCATCCTCAAGACGGTGTGTTTAAATTATAAGAGCATCTCatacaaaaaaaattatctttgcTGAATCGAATCTACCCATCTGAATATCCAAGCATCCCCATGGTTCTGGCTTCGATATAAAGTTGTCAGTAACTACCATTTACAAGACCGACAACAATAAATGAGACGCACGATGCCATatctctgttggtgcgggaatcatccgatgatcgaacctggattttgattatgtcaaagggtccaaagttaagttgtcttgtgatttaacaagtttgaatgagcttgtaggaaattCTAAGTGttttagacaaaagtcctagtggattctaggcaggtcgaaaactctagggggtggtaactctaggtcttaggggatgataaccctaagtgatgaaaagtcctagctgcgattaagcaggtggaaaatcctaggggtagtaaccttaggtcctaggggtggtaaccctaggttgtggaaaaccctagggaatggtaaccctatgtcctaggggtggtaatcctaagCTATGAAAAACCccaggaggtggtaaccctaggtcctaggggtggtaaccttaggcagaaagttcagtcggtctggaggtcCGATCTgtcaacaggtaaactctccttagTAGAGTAGGTCAGGACGCATTCCCCaatgagggaatagtaggcgtcggttcgacctaggatttccggaggaaatctgaagtctgaaccggacagtccgatgactgtcaaatacttatattatttgtattttattgtgctaactttgttttgtatgatatactttgtttgtggactaatatgccttgcaggaaggGAGTTGCAAAAGAGAAGCCTCGGATGAatcgccctccatggagcttggaggcgcctcaggtgaaTTAGTCAAAGAATCCGTGCAGCAGGGCAGAAGGCGTCTTCCAaggctgctggaggcgccttggacgctggatggagggcaccctccatggagcttgcaAGCGCATTGGGGTGGATAAGCAGCGGGTGTTGCGGAGTTTATCGACGCTATAGATTCAGAATAAAAGTcttgattggaggcgcctcgcaTGGGgatgggaggcaccctcaacagcttGTATATGGCTGGTTTGAGCAGAAACCATACCAAGACTTGATTTTAGCAATATTTCGACTGCGCCTAGCTTGTATATGCCGTAACTCGACTCTGATGACTGGAAGTTTTAAATTCTCTAttcttagttgtcggtataatttccatTATTGCATTTAATCATTATACTTGTAATTCTGTGAATTTATAGTAATTGTCCACCAAAAGACTCTTACGTGCGGGTctaggagtaggagtcgccacagactcTGAGCCAAGTAAAATCTTAGTGTTTGCGTTTGagttttattattccgctgtgtaTTTTTAATCGATTATTTAAAAACGAACGTGAaaaccacgagcactattcacctccTCCCCCCTCCTctcctctagcgcttttcaatcctacaatctCTAACGTCTTACACGACTCCATATCCCTCATAATTCGTAGGCAAATGTGGTGGCCCACGTGGATAACGACAGGTGGTCACTGAAGGTAAGTTTTTCGACTCTTATTCGTGTTTTccatttccttttttttcttaacttattaTGACTGATTTGATCATAAGGGGGTCATGCCGATCATATTGACGCTTGGATTACTAATGTGTATTGATATATCGACATTTAAGCTAATTCTATAATTTATCTTTCTTCATATAACTTGAGGACATATTATAAGGGACGTCTAAGCGAGTGTAATAACTTTTTTACTATAATTGATATATCGACATAGAAACCATTCAAATAAAAAGAAATTCGAACACAAGAAGGACGACATCGAGCTCCTATATGAAATATTTAGTTTGTGAATGAACCATTTAGGCAGAGGCGGATCcagcgggggggggggggcatcGACGACGATGCTCCCCCCTCCACCCTCTTATCGGTGGTGGAACCCTTAGTATTATGGGATTCCACCGGTGGAGATAAAGGATACCACCCCTTATTCCGTATAAAAATCGCCCCTCCATACTTGAATTCCTGGATTCACTACTGCatttagggttgtaaatgaatcaaactttCATGAACAAATTTGATATTCGACTTGATATGAACTTATTTATGTTTGTTCTATACACAAAAGATCAATTAATTGAATAAACTTGaataactcgttaaactaaacaaacaaactcAAATACATATATGTTTAGCTtattaatattcataaataatattcgtgaacaatattcatgaataatatttataaacAAACGATTTTCATTAATAAAAcacttaataaattagaaaaatttataaaatagtaaaataaatttatattatcgaaACTAAATCActatttaaataaattcaaaatataaaaatggtagacaattaaataaatatagtcgagttaaataatatttaaataaatcaaacttaaataaattaaatttaaaatccatACAAATATAGatcttctttcctttttttgtttcTGTGCTCATTAATGACGGATTTGACGTCGAAAAGAAGAAAAGGACCCTTAAGCCAGGCAAAAATCTTGCTAAAGTGATGACGACACATCACGTGCCATTAAGCTCACCTCCAACCTAATTCCCCAAACTAAAAACTCATTATTTGAATTAATTCGTcattttttctaaaataaataaataaaaatacatgtTTAATCTTCCTCTTATACAGCATGATGCTAGCCCAGGTAAACCAACCAACAAGCATCTCTGCGACGAGTTGTGCCCATCACTAGCGGGACCCACCTGGTGTACCTCCGGGGGACATTGGATTTACAGCTTAAAAGGGACATTATGTGCTAATCACCCAAATGTTTAATGTTATTTCCGCCATGCATTTGGTCCCCTACATAATTCGAATATATCATATATTCGGGAGGTAAAATGCTAAATGTCCACcagaaattaaaattgattttattattattattttttatttttattgttgtgattaaACATGTGAATAAAGTTTGTCGTGGTTCGGCATATCATACGATATCTTACTTTTAGTACATCTCTGATCTGGTTCGATGCAATTATTCTGGACTTGTCTTCCATCAACCCtacccattttatttttatttttatttttatttttccataaaattatttaattcatcaaaaaaaaaatttatttatttatttaccgcATGCTGTCAGCTGCGGCTCACGGGAAGGGAAATAAGTCAACGGAGGAATATCACGTGGGAGGCAAGTGAGGAGGCGACCTTTGGGTTCGTAGGTGATCAGAGACTTACTCTCACCTGCGGTTAGAGTTGTCGCCGGAAACACGCAAACGCAACGCAGGTGCTGCTAGCTTGCTTCTTGAATCTTGATGAGCTGTTGGGGTGGCCGTCCCGTATAAATACCATGGACGCGCATAGGTCCAGCGACAGTGGATCCGCGTGGCGAGTAACGTGATACCCCCTCCCTCGGCTTTGCGACTGCTGCAGCTCCTCCCCCCCTCTGCCCCCTTTTTCCGCCAAGAACAACTGTTGTTTGCTGTTTCTTGCGGCAGGAATCGGAGCTGGATTTGGATGCTGCAGTCGGTGCCGAATGCATCGGATGTGACGGAGATTGAAGGGACTGTTTTGGTTCTTTCCTTTGGTTCCTGTTTTGACTTGGACTAAATACTGATGGAGAAGAGCGGGAGGGAATAGCATCGCTTCTCTTCGCTTTGCTGCTGCTTTGTTGAATTCAATGTTCGGTGAGTCGCCTCGTTTGTTGACGAGAGGATCGCTTTCGGTGGAGCTCTGTCCGGTTTGATTCCGGAGAAAGATTCAAAAAGAAAAAAGTGTCTTTTTTTTGTTCCTTTTTGTCTGAGTGATGTCTCTTCTCTTGCGATGCTCTGTTCTGGCGTTGGAAATTAAAAAGATTGGATTTTTTGTCGTCGTCGTCTTCGATTGTGTTGTTCGCTAATGTTGGCTATTTAAAGAGTGCAGATTTGAAGGGTTGAAGCAAAAAATGTTAGATTTGGCGCCGGATTCCGACGGTGAGAGCGGAATGGAGGTTTCGAATTCGAGCGAGAGCTCGATGAGTAGTAGCGGCGATGACAGCCGGAGTAGCTTTGCGCGCCTCTCCTTCAACGCCTCCTTAACACTGGCCGCTCACGACATTCCCTCCGGCGAGGTCCTCTGCGCTCCGTCGAGGCTACCCTCCAAACCCCACCGCGGGTCTGACCCCGCGTGGGCGGCCATTCGGTCGCGGGGCTCCTCTGTCACGGGGGACGGAGTCCTCGGCCACCGAGACTTCAAGCTGGTCCGACGCATCGGGAGCGGTGACATAGGGACCGTCTACCTCTGCTGCCTCAACGACGACGCGTCGCCGTGCGCGTACGCCATGAAGGTGGTCGACAAGCTGGagctggagaagaagaagaagcaggagaggGCGGCCACGGAGAAGAGGATTTTGCGCGTCCTCGACCACCCCTTCCTCCCTACTCTCTTCGCTGACTTCGACGCTTCCCCCCATTACTCTTGCGTGGTGATGGAGTATTGCAGCGGCGGCGATCTACACACCCTCCGCCACCGCCAGCCTCGCCTCCGCTTCTCCGTCGCCGCCACCAGGTCTGTGATTCAACTTTACAACACAAAATTGAATCTTTTCTTTCAGTTTGTTTGAGCTTTGGTGTTCTCGCCGTCCATTTGAGATCAAAACCGCATCTTTCTGCTTGGTTACGTCGGCAGGTTCTATGCGGCGGAGGTGCTGATGGCGCTCGAATACCTCCACATGCTCGGAATCGTCTACCGCGACCTCAAGCCCGAGAACATCCTCATTCGCGGCGACGGCCACATCATGCTTTCCGACTTCGACCTCTCGCACGAATCCACCGCCTCCCCTACCCTTGAGTCCCTCACCGGCGACCGCTGCGTCGAGCCCTCCTGCCTCCCCTTCCGAGGCGGGCGGACGTCGCCGCCTCCCCGGCCCGCATGGTTCGTGGCGGAGCCGGTGGGTGCCCGCTCGTGCTCCTTCGTCGGCACGCACGAGTACATCGCGCCCGAGGTTGCCTCCGGCGGGCCCCACGGCAGCGCCGTAGACTGGTGGGCCTACGGCATCCTCCTCTACGAGCTGCTCTACGGCCGCACCCCCTTCGCGGGGGCCACAAACGAGGCGACGCTCCGCAACATCGTGAAACAGCCGCTGGCCTTCCCTCCGCCGGCGACCGGCCCCTCTGACGCCTCCGCGAGGGACCTCATCAGCCGCCTGCTCGCGAAGGACCCGGCGGCGCGCCTGGGATCGCGACGGGGCGCGGCTGACGTCAAGGCCCACCGCTTCTTCAAGGGCCTCAAATGGGCACTGCTTCGCACGAACCGCCCCCCGACGGTGCCCGGCCAGGCTCGAACCGAACCCAACGAACCCGTACGGTTCGATTACTTTTGAACCGAACCGCTGTTGTATTTTGTTAGCCAAGCTGTAGCAAATAGCAATGTATAGATAATTAAGTGCATTAATCAGACATATATAGAATAATATTTTATCGTGCAAGTTTTAAATTTGGCCAGTTAACGATCGTCGGTTGTGGTTTAATCGAAGATAGTCAAACGAGGCCGGTTCAGTTTGGTTTTTTTTAATGGTCTCCTGGAGTTGACTTTGGAGTTTGGATTCCGAGCGTGTTGGAGCACTACAAAAGTGTACGAATTTTAGAGGAAGAAAAATGGTCGAGGATGATTCGGTTCGGGTGatgacaaaaaaaaaaccaaaaactaatgaGCATTCGGCCCATATCATAGTAATAAATGAGCGTCTAAATCACCAACAGCTTCTTCCCATATCATAGTAATTTCTCATAACACTTAACCACAAAGTTGAATAAAACTTCAATAGTTAATGTGACTTGACATATTCCTTGTGACAAAAGATGTATTCGCTTGTTCTCAACGTCGTCGTTAATTTATCTCAAAGTCAACACGAAGAAGATAATCATCAGATTCTTAACCATAATCCTGCCAGAAATGAAAATGGAATGCAGGTAAGCAGCAAATTACAATTCGAGCATCCCACCACTTTTCCTTGCTTTGCCCTCTGAATCGATCTTGATTCTTGCAAAGCTGCATAAACAGTAGTTGCTATTTAGAAGATGAAGCAATCAAACGGTCAGGATATATAATCTCAATTCTTAGCGAGTAAGAGGAATAAAAACGAAGATATATTATAGAAAAAGAGATGGCGAAAAGGCAGAGTAAATCAACACACCCCAGCCCACTCGCCAAGAGTTTTGGCACTTGGCACAATTACCAAGTGCAAGTTATGTTCCCTGCACAGTGCCTTAACCAGTTTGCATAGTCAGCTTGGTCGCAGCCCTCAGCTAGAATGCAAAGCTGAGCAGCATGCTTCTCGATTGCATTTGCACCCTCATGAAGTCCACGAACAAGTCCATCATGGGCCAATGACTTCTTCAACACCAGTTGCAAAGCTGTCATTAAATCCATGGGCTCACCAAGAATTGGAGCAGATTCGGCAACAGCATCTTCACTGCCAAATCAAAAAAGGATTAAGAGCATACTTAAAAGGAAGAGGCCAGCTAAATAATACTATGGCTGGACTCCCAGCTAAATAATTCTAACAATAGTAGACCAAAAAGGTTGACATGGCACAACAAGAAATTAAACAAACTGTCAtgatttttggatgaattaaaTTGTCTAAACCATGCCTTTTAAATCAGGGAAATTGCATCAACACAACTTAACATTCTGAAAGTTGTAATCTTaatgccatttt from Zingiber officinale cultivar Zhangliang chromosome 5B, Zo_v1.1, whole genome shotgun sequence encodes the following:
- the LOC121984019 gene encoding protein kinase PINOID-like isoform X2, which gives rise to MLDLAPDSDGESGMEVSNSSESSMSSSGDDSRSSFARLSFNASLTLAAHDIPSGEVLCAPSRLPSKPHRGSDPAWAAIRSRGSSVTGDGVLGHRDFKLVRRIGSGDIGTVYLCCLNDDASPCAYAMKVVDKLELEKKKKQERAATEKRILRVLDHPFLPTLFADFDASPHYSCVVMEYCSGGDLHTLRHRQPRLRFSVAATRFYAAEVLMALEYLHMLGIVYRDLKPENILIRGDGHIMLSDFDLSHESTASPTLESLTGDRCVEPSCLPFRGGRTSPPPRPAWFVAEPVGARSCSFVGTHEYIAPEVASGGPHGSAVDWWAYGILLYELLYGRTPFAGATNEATLRNIVKQPLAFPPPATGPSDASARDLISRLLAKDPAARLGSRRGAADVKAHRFFKGLKWALLRTNRPPTVPGQARTEPNEPVRFDYF
- the LOC121984019 gene encoding protein kinase PINOID-like isoform X1, which gives rise to MFECRFEGLKQKMLDLAPDSDGESGMEVSNSSESSMSSSGDDSRSSFARLSFNASLTLAAHDIPSGEVLCAPSRLPSKPHRGSDPAWAAIRSRGSSVTGDGVLGHRDFKLVRRIGSGDIGTVYLCCLNDDASPCAYAMKVVDKLELEKKKKQERAATEKRILRVLDHPFLPTLFADFDASPHYSCVVMEYCSGGDLHTLRHRQPRLRFSVAATRFYAAEVLMALEYLHMLGIVYRDLKPENILIRGDGHIMLSDFDLSHESTASPTLESLTGDRCVEPSCLPFRGGRTSPPPRPAWFVAEPVGARSCSFVGTHEYIAPEVASGGPHGSAVDWWAYGILLYELLYGRTPFAGATNEATLRNIVKQPLAFPPPATGPSDASARDLISRLLAKDPAARLGSRRGAADVKAHRFFKGLKWALLRTNRPPTVPGQARTEPNEPVRFDYF
- the LOC121986472 gene encoding 40S ribosomal protein S12-like, with protein sequence MADKLKSSEDAVAESAPILGEPMDLMTALQLVLKKSLAHDGLVRGLHEGANAIEKHAAQLCILAEGCDQADYANWLRHCAGNITCTCFARIKIDSEGKARKSGGMLELIMVKNLMIIFFVLTLR